The Micropterus dolomieu isolate WLL.071019.BEF.003 ecotype Adirondacks linkage group LG23, ASM2129224v1, whole genome shotgun sequence DNA window TCAGCCACTCTTAGTGTCTCTGGCTTTTTCAGCTCCTTTAGTACATTCTTTTAGCTAGCGGGCCATGAGGAGATATTacctgaatttaacaaaaagacaGGTATTGAATTAGAATCAAATACCCAACCTTAACCTGTACACAAGTTTTAGCAGCCTTGAGCTAGGCTGGATGGGGACAAAATAtcagccctggcatttttggcccaggcggcccaccaaaatcggtcggacacccCTAACCAATACACCATGCTTCCATATAAAATGTGTACCTATTGTAATATTCTCCCAAACCAGCTGAGTGGTATGGGCCGTGGATAAATGTACCAGTGCAAGTGAATCAGTATTCACACTCATTTATTGACACCATGGTTATCAGAGGTGGCCATAGAGTACAAAactcatactcaagtacaaatagcctacaagtcattttcacagcagcgtgGGATTAGCCAACGCAATGCAGACAGAATAACCTCACCTCTGCCATTAGGACTGTTAAGCTAAGACTGATATAGGAAACTATGctagctacaaaaacaatgtcaaatagcTTATGCAGTGCTGTTTGACAGTGAGTTCTCCAGCAGTAGGTGAAAGTCTCACTTTTATGATACCGTTATGATTATGGTATAATCAATTACCTTAATTgaagtaatcatcatcattgtcactaTGGCATGGCACACACCCTACCCAAGGGCGTctctttgtgttgaaaagtggtacATTTACGGGCTCAGATTAGGgatgtgacaaaacacttagcccatgagatgtgacattgcacaagataGGGGTCATGAGTACAAGACAAGagtatattttaatactatttacaaaacaatatttattgatgaaatatatgaagattttgagcatggaaaaacttaatttcctgcattctggatgCCTATATTGTTAAAAAGGGAAactaaaatataatagaatgcaGTAATCGGTAGCTTAttaccatattttatttttggacaacacagaggtttcttctttatttacattgcatagcaggttttcttattgtgcaaataaacctttcttattgcattttcatttgtttaacatttcCTGGTgcaaggttttttttgttttttttttttataacatttttaacaaattctttaaaaaaatggtGGAGACAGCATCTGCCATTTCaaacaggttgagctactccatgcttacgcttcacctccactctcctcctgctctctctctccctcggcccTGTCACAGTGACTCTGTTTCGCTCTGCCGCTGACATGCGCcttctcctctgcctggcagtagCAAACAGATCGGTTGTTTTTGCGCATTTGTGCGGCCTCTGTCTGAAAACTATTTTGATTTGGCCCACAGTGCAAGAAACAGAGGCCacagggggagggggagggggctAGTAAGacatgtgattgggccagccagTTTCAGTATAGAAATCCGCTGTCCGTGCTTTATGGGCCagtcgttggcccatttttattttttatatacacacacacacacacacacacacacacacacacacacacacacacacacgtgtacacaAGTATAGCAAGGCTAATTCCTcgtatgagaaaatgtttttgtcaccaTCTACAAGGCGTGTAATGACAACATGGGGTGATTCTGTGTTTCCTCCCTGCAGGCAAGTTCATCATGAGCGCCTCCACTGACACAACCATCCACATCTGGGACCTGAAAGGAGAGGTACTGGCCTCTATCAACACTAACCAGATATCCAATTCTTATGCTGCCATCTCCCCATGTGGCAGGTCAGTCACACCCCTCCATCGCTGCAAATCTTCCACTCAAAACATCAAATAGTAATCTGTCAGATTTATGGTGGCTAGAAAATATATTCACTCCCCTTGTAATTTTTTTGCATTATTGTCTTATAACAGAAAAACTATTTAATAGTCTAGTTTAGAAAGTagacatgtttttctgtttgatttcTGTGCTTCAGATCGTACTCAAgacatatttgcttttttttNNNNNNNNNNNNNNNNNNNNGCTTTATGGGCCagtcgttggcccatttttattttttatatatacacacacacacacacacacacacacacacacacacacacacacacacacacacacacacacacacacacacacacacacacacacacacacacacacacacacacacacacaagtatagCAAGGCTAATTCCTcgtatgagaaaatgtttttgtcaccaTCTACAAGGCGTGTAATGACAACATGGGGTGATTCTGTGTTTCCTCCCTGCAGGCAAGTTCATCATGAGCGCCTCCACTGACACAACCATCCACATCTGGGACCTGAAAGGAGAGGTACTGGCCTCTATCAACACTAACCAGATATCCAATTCTTATGCTGCCATCTCCCCATGTGGCAGGTCAGTCACACCCCTCCATCGCTGCAAATCTTCCACTCAAAACATCAAATAGTAATCTGTCAGATTTATGGTGGCTAGAAAATATATTCACTCCCCTTGTAATTTTTTTGCATTATTGTCTTATAACAGAAAAACTATTTAATAGTCTAGTTTAGAAAGTagacatgtttttctgtttgatttcTGTGCTTCAGATCGTACTCAAgacatatttgcttttttttttacaccttcGCTACACATGCCCCGAAGAAATGTGCTGGGCATTAAAGCCAGTTTGACATATAATGGGGCAGCTTTGGCTCAAAGGGCAGAGTGGCTGTGGCTTAGGGGGTAGAGTGGGCGTCTTCTCGTCAGAAGGGCGGTGGTTCGATCTCCGGCTCCCCCCTGTCGTGTATATATACCTCCATACTGTataaacaacagaaatacaaataatGCAATCCTATATGTCTtagctgtaaatgtgtgtgctttCCATCTTTGTGCTTAGGTTTGTCGCATCATGTGGCTTCACTCCTGACGTGAAGGTGTGGGAGGTTTGCTTCGGAAAGGGAGGAGAGTTCAAAGAGGTGGTGCGAGCTTTTGACCTAAAGGGCCACTCTGCAGGAGTTCACGCATTCGCCTTTTCCAATGACTCTCACAGGTAATGAAGGCTTTTCTAGAAATCTGCCAACAAAGattatatacactgctcaaaaacattaaagggaacactaaaataacacatcctagatctgaatgaatgaaataatctcattaaatactcctttctttacatagttgaatgtgctgacaacaaaatcacacaaaaattagcaatggaaatcaaatttatcaacccatggaggtctggatttggagtcacactcaaaatggaaaaccacactacaggctgatccaactctGATGTAAtctccttaaaacaagtcaaaatgaggctcagtagtgtgtgtggcctccacgtgcctgtatgacctccctacaatgcctgggcatgctcctgatgaggtggcggatggtctcctgagggatctcctcccagacctggactaaagcatccgccaactcctggacagtctgtggtgcaacgtggcgttgggggatggagcgagacatgatgtcccagatgtgctccattggattcaggtctggggaacgggcgggccagtccatagcatcaatgccttcctcttgcaggaactgctgacacactccagccacatgaggtctagcgttgtcttgcattaggaggaacccagggccaaccgcaccagcatatgatCTCACAAgcggtctgaggatctcatctcggtacctaatggcagtcaggctacctctggcgagcacatggagggctgtgcggccccccaaagaaatgccaccccacaccattactgacccaccgccaaaccggtcacgctggaggatgttgcaggcagcagaacgttctccacggcgacTTCAGACTCTGTCAcacgtgctcagtgtgaacctgctttcatctgtgaagagcacggGGCGCGAGTGGCAAATTTGCCAAtgttggtgttctctggcaaatgccaaacgtcctgcatggtgttgggctgtaagcacaacccccacctgtggacgtcgggccctcataccaccctcatggagtctgtttctgaccgtttgagcagagacatgcacatttgtggcctgctggaggtcattttgcagggctctggcagtgctcctcctgctcctccttgcacaaaggcagaggtagcggtcctgctgctgggtcgttgccctcctacggcctcctccacgtctcctgatgtactggcctgtctcctggtagcgcctccatgctctggacactacgctgacagacacagcaaaccttcttgccacagctcgcattgatgtgccatcctggatgagctgcactacctgagccacttgtgtgggttgtagactccgtgtcatgctaccactagagtgaaagcaccgccagcattcaaaagtgaccaaaacatcaaccaggaagcataggaactgagaagtggtctgtggtcaccacctgcagaaccactcctttattgggggtatcttgctaattgcctataatttccacctgttgtctattccatttgcacaacagcatgtgaaattgattgtcaatcagtgttgcttcctaagtggacagtttatGACTCCaatgacttggagttacattgtgttgtttaagtgttccctttattttttttgagcagtgtattatgGTTTTACCGGTGGTTATGTGCAAGTCTCCTCTAAATGCCTGTCAACCTCACAGTGATGACGAGAGTCCAGAAAGTTACTGCTctcagccaagaaatagttgaGCACATAACCCCCTGTAAGACCCGAACTTTAAATGCAGGATTAAAGAAGAGGTACGACATGTTAGTAAGCTCGTGCTTTTAACATGCACTGGCATcaaattcttttcttttcatttgtcagAATGGTGACTGTCTCCAAAGACGGCACATGGAAGCTGTGGAATACAGATGTGGAGTACAAAAAGCAGCAGGATCCCTACCTCCTGAAGACCGTCCCCTGTACGTCGTCCGAAGGTAGCCTGGTGGCCTTGTCTCCAGACGGCCGGGTGGTGGCCATCAGTGACGGCTCTAATGTTGCGATGTACAACGCGGCCAGCGgccagctggaggaggagctgcacGGCGTCCACAGCGGGGAGATAACTGATCTTAGATTTGACATTAACGGGCGCTTCTTGGTTTGCAGTGGCGACAAGGCCATCCGAGTGTTTCACAACGCCCCGGGCTACCGAGCAGCCATTAGAGACATGCAGGACATGCTGAAGAAGGCTCAGAATGAGGCCATGAAGCAGAGACTGCAGCAGCAGATCAAAGAGGCTCAGAGCGCCCTGGACACTGTGCTGGCCAGTCCCGTTGACTGAATGAGCCTCAAGAAACCGTGCTGTGATCGTGTTTGTGTCTGACTCTTATTGCTAATCTTTTTTGCAACTTCAACTCTCCCTCTGCCATTAAATGATCTGGTCAGGGAAAAATAGAATTTGCATGCAGTTTTAATAAATATCTTTTTatggaaagaaaaatacaatggTTTGAGTTCagatctttttctctcttgtccTTTTGTAATTTCATGTCCAATAAGGTCTTGTGTTCTCTTCTGTGGTTTTGTATTTGCCCTCTGCTGCTTGAACTTCCACAAACATATGTTGTGCTTATTGTTACTACACTTGGATGTTTCAGCTTAACTAGACAGAATGATGTTTGTGCAgagttttcacattcatctgctgaagggCGAACATTTTCTGTGCTGACCTTCAATTCAGTGTGTACATATGAATTCATAACTAGTTTCAATGTAGATGtaattttaagatttatttttatttatttatttattttttaaattaggttattcaacattttgtgtAAATACCACATCAGATTCAATTCTTACCAGTAGGGAGTTCAGAGTGTACAGTTTGTCCTGAAGGTGGCACTGCGCTAAGTCAGGTGCTCATCCCCTTATTTGAGGATTAATATACAGAGGGAACTTTATAGTCCCACAATTTGAAAGTGGAAATGTTCGCCTGTTCGTAGTCAGGGTGGTCAAGATCAGGGTGCACAGAAAAATCAGTAGTTTTCATGGAAACCTGTCCAGTATATAatttgtcataaaccaaagtacgtACCAGTGATGGTTCAAAAGTTTAACTGAGAAGCAACTTCATTCCATtaacataaaacaatataacataCATTTGcaacatacaaataaatacaatacaaaatataaataaaagaatCTTAAATCCatataaataaaagattaaacTACTAGAGGTTATTGATTTGGATGAACTGGccatttttacattaaacacacaaaccagcTGTGGCACCTAGAGGCTGTAATCAAATATCTGATTCTAACAGTAAAAGAATAGTTCACccaaatatcaaaatatttcaGTATAATAACAGTAGTATAacagttgtatttttttaactgcTGCCACTTACAACAGACATgccttttattatttgtttgctACTTtagtaaacacacagaaaaatatgtaCTTATGTAACCGTGCAACAGAAAAGCTCTACTGAAAGACATTTGATATTTTGCCAATTATTATACTATCCCACCTTTTTGGTAAAATTCTAGTTATTGGTTCGTGTTCTGCATTgtttaaattgttaaataaagtttttggggaaagaaaaaaaaacggaAGCGTTGACCCGGAAGCTGTAGCTACGCAGTGAGGCACGTTTTCCTCCTGCAGCAGCATGGACAGCAGTTTCTCCTGTGTGAGGCGATGTCTGTAGAGATGGTTGAGGTCTCAGTGAAAGCAGCCGAGCCGGTCCGCCCGGCCGGGATCCTGCAGCAGAACCGCGTCTTCCTCGATTTCTTCTGGGACTTGGCCAAACCGGATCAGGAGGTGCGACTGAAGGCCGTAGAAGACCTCATCCAGTACCTGAAAACCAACAACAAGGTGAGACAGACTCAGATCACTGTCACTGAGAGGCTGAATTTAAACCAGCATGGTAATCTTCTGAAGTCAGGATAGTAAATGTTGTACGTTATTGTAGTTAGTCTGCCAGGTAGTACTATATAAAGTAGTCATGTAAAGTTACTTTAAGTAGAAGTATCAAAACTACACCATAAAAATTCCAAATTACAAGTAATGTTTTTTGCTTTCAAATTTTTACCTAACTAAAAGTTCAAGTATTGTCACCCTAATTTATCAAGTGAAATTATTCATTATGCAGCATAGGCCCTGTCAGTGTTATATtataaacatgttaacagaaaTTTAATGTTTTGGTGAAGGCATCAAATTTTTAATGCCTTTATATAGTTTAATCAATAACAATAGCTCATATTTTACAAGCTCACATAAGTTTATTATGTAAAATGTCAGAGGAACTACagctgtgaaataaatgtagtggagtatagagtacaatataacaataaattGTATAGATATGATCAATATGTTGGTTGATAGCGTAacttttatgttattttgtaaACTATCCAAACTGTGTTACTAATATAAATTCTATGTTATAGTTACAGTGCATTTAATATagaaagttttttaaaaaaggctgcACCGTTCGCAGTAGTATTTGTGCATCATGTTGTGGTGCTCTCTGTGTACTGCAGGCAGATGAGCTGGATTACACCTTTAAAAGGCTTGTGGATGGACTGGCTCACACACGAGAGACTGCGAGACCTGGATTCAGCCTGGCGCTGGGACAGGTGAGAGGAGACGACTACCTAAACCACTTTAACCTATTGTAGCAGTGATTATGTTTCAGACCTTTGACTTGTATTTGTGGATttctgaaatgtgtgtgtgaaaaaaaataatctcgAGTAAGTGGACCTTTGAGTTGAGAATATTGTGTCACATACAGTTGAGATATGTACAAATACAAGTCAGTCAgaattaaaacaacattttgccATTACTGCCTGATTAGCTCGACCAAAACATACAGGCGAGGCCAGTGTTAGTTTATTGCAGATACATCAGTGTTGCCGTATATATGCCAGTTTATAACGAGGAATTGCAGAttatagtttgtccaccagagagcactgatAAGTTTATTTCTTTACTGTAAAATGTCTCTCTCAGTACATATCTGGGGCTTTACTCTTATCTAATTTAAGTGTAAAAATGATAACTTGTGGTGTAAAACCATAACATGTTGCtgttacactttggtttttgtgcGGATTACATTAACGAGATCTAACGtgtaaattagtgagctttagaggagcTGGTAGGTGGAGTGTGTTACCTTTGGAGAGAGACAGGCTAGCTGTCACATATAGATATCTGTATCTGTCCCAAAGATCTAGTAACTTGTATTTTAATGAGTCTTGAATTCTGTGTAGAAATATGTGTTTGTCTGAAATGGATTTGCAGTGGATACAGAGCTACAAACCACAATTGATAATTTTTTTGCTGAAGAAGCGATGGCTTTGTAATAACTGAGTGAAGCAGAAAATAAGCCAAgcagaaaataatgaataaagaaTACTTTGTGAaaatgagtttttgtttttcaggtctTAAGTGCCTTTGAAGACGTCTCTCTGCAGAGTATACTCAACAGAATCAAAGAAAAGCACAATTTGCAGACAGTGAAAAAGGTGGGTGTTTGACATTTTCTCTGTCGGCTCTGAACAAAAGCTAAATGAATCTGTGAATCTCaaggtctttttttttgttttttagaaacTTGTCAGAAATGCTTTGTTTGGAAACTTGTTTGGCGTCCTCGCCCTTCATCAGTCCAGCCGCCTCTCTAAAGTAAGTAGTCTCACCACGATTCATTGTTTTTAATGGACAGGTtcagatttgtgtgtttttaaatgggGAGAGATCataactaaaacaaaacatccaCGGTTTGTAAACAGGACTGACCCTGTTTCGTAACTATGAGTACTGTTGAGGTTCGATGAAGCACAGTTACACTTGACAAATGGGTATTttcacaaaagacattttgacatgtcacagtaggaaaatcacaggtgtaaaaataaaaataatcatgatggttaaattacatttagctgcttcagtttcagggccCTGGTGTGCATGCTGCCTCACTATCATGGTTTACTGAGAAACTGGAATATAACAGAGATATCATTAATGCCAGCAGTTAACATGCTGTGCTTTTCCTGGTATGACAAGTCAAACTATATACAATACGAACTATGGTTTCCAACAAACTGTCACTGGGAAGCAGCTTTAAAGGGGATTCCACATATTTTACACATCAGTGTTTAACAGACACTGAAGCCTTATATTCGGGTATTAGCTGTATATGCATGATATAACATGTGATCCAAGGCCATAAATGTGCCCTTAATTTATtttcagaccttttttttttcttcaatccACTTTCAGTGGTATTGTCATTATGGCATAAGTTATTCCTATGGTGCAGCTGAGtgatttactttaaataaacacCTTGATCTTGGAGGTAAACAGGGGTCCAGTAGCTTATTTCTGCCCCCCCCAAGCAGATTTCGGTGTGGTATCATTGTGTGGTTTATGCTGTGTATAAAACTACCTGCAGACTCTAATGTGTGTGAAAGGTGGGTATGTGAGCTGTAGTGtaacatgttgttgtgtttctgcaggAGCCACAGGTGGTGTTGGGCTGTGtgcagctcctccagagccTCAGCCAGCAGAGACAACACCTGAAGGACCTGCCCACTAAGACCATGATGGACATTCTCAATGAGGTGACAACTGCTGCTTGGTTTTACCTTTTATAGCACAGGGGACATATCCATATAACCTTAatacataaacatatataatGCTCAAGAAGTTTTCATTTGATCTTTTATATAAGTCCTGAATTTCACTTTTAGTCGTTTGATAAATTCTTTTGTTtctgcaaatttaaaaaaacacatccttCTGTATTTTGCTAAAGCTAAAGTGTATGTCCTGTCCATCAGATCCCAGAGGAGGTGTTTGAGGAGGTCTTGTTTAGCGCCCTGAAAACTGACCTGGCATCAGCCTTCAGCACCccagagcagctgcagctgttgctGGTAGCTCTGCAACGGTTCCCGCAAACCCTCAAACCCAAGAAACTCAAGAAGCTGCTGGGGTCCTCGACCATCATCAATGCTGACAACATCCCCAAGTAGGAGGACTGTGATTGGCTTGATTTGGTTTTATGTCCCCCCTGCCTCTGTCTCACACATGTCAGCTTTCTATCactgtctttctttgtctttgccTATATTAGCAGTTATTAATGTACGCCATATCAACTCATCATAGAATTATGCTAAATGTATGCACCAAATTTCCTCACTACACCCGCTAATTAACAGCTTTTGTGTGGAAAATCTAAGCAATTTGTGATGTTGTCTGGCAGGTTGACAGAGGTGTTGAAGATGGCAGCCCGCTCAGTGAAGAAGGAGTGTGTCCTCCCAGCAGTGGTCCTGGACCTACTGAAGCTCTCTCTGAAGGAAGACAGCTTCCAGCTCTTCTGGAATAACGCTATCATCAATGGCATGTTAAAGGAGCAGCCAGGGCCAGCTCAGTGAGTGAACAAGTGGTTAAGATTGATCCTAAAATACAGAGCTGAGGGCATTTTTGTTGACTTACCTTACATTAATTGCTAAGTTAACTTTTTGGTTTATCACTGTTTTCTGTCACTACTGCTATTGCTCCATTGTGCAGTCTTAAAGGGGTTCTATCccatacacacaacacatttttaagacTTCTTTTAAGCAGTAAGCTACTTACCAATTTGTtgattttaagttatttttaaattttgatgaATTCAATCGTAATGGTAATTGCTGCCTGCACCACTTGattgcaaaaaacacaaacatctacCTGTTAACAGTTTTCTTCCTTCAATATGGAACGGATGTTAATGTAGTTATTAATCCGTACTGTAGTTAAGTTTTTTTATGGCCATCCGCaactttgtaaaaaaaaccaaaaaaaaccccaccaaGGTACAGCCAAAGCAAGTACGTTAAATGATTGTACTTGCAATGAATTATTAAGTAATGGGATGTTATTTGACAGACTAAATCATGTGAACTAGTTCACATATGATAGGATGCAACAGtttatattattactatttgtCATTAGTGTTGATTTAACACTCAAACTTAAGATCAAACTTACGATCAGCTGGTGCAACCGGCTGCAGGCTTTTATCTGAAAAGTAAATGAGTGTTTGGCAGACATGTTCACTGTTTCAACTTTATGAAGTGATGTTACCGTAGAACTTAAATTAATTGcatgggcttttatttgcttaaatcaaTCGACaaaccctgcctatatttggggcAGGCGTCTAATTGGGACAAGGCTTTTAATTGAAGGTTCAcagtatgtcagtgttgtgttttaagCTTAGTGTGCTGCCTCCCAAGTGgccagaaaaataaattaatgcagGTTCAAGTTTTACTGGTGCAACCCTATTTAGTAAATCACTAGTTTGAAACCAGCCAGTAGATTTAGGATGTTCTTAATCTAAAATCTCCTGTAGGTGCTCACCTGACTTGTATAGAAGTATCAGTTCCACCATCATATTGTCCAGTTCTAGTTCAAGAGACCACATTCTGCTAATATGTCCCCCTGGTGTTGTCCTGTTTGTGTCCAGTTACCTCAGCTTCCGTCTGCTGGGCAGTGCCCTGCCTCTCCTGTCTGAAGCCCAACTGAAGGAGGTGTTGTCTGGAGAGGTGATGATGCACTACGGGGAACATGTAGTGTCAGCTCAGGTCAGTAGGCCCTTGTAGTTGACTATAAACAGCAGGTTACTCTTCAGCAGGGATGAACTAAGAAAACATTAAGAACTGATTTGTGTCCACATCCAATGACCCAAATAACCATAATATGTAGGTATGTTCAGT harbors:
- the tbl2 gene encoding transducin beta-like protein 2, whose translation is MEVAALVALTLLLGALVILVAFAVGRRKEEIREELEQAAEFAAEGSVVKGPSSKKPKLEKQQRSRKEKASQHTFSHPLLAASLKSHSGNVTCLDFSSNGKYLASCADDRTVRIWSTKDFLDREHKCLRANVELDHATLVRFSPDSRAFITWLANGDTIRIFKMIKKEDGTLSFKAAPEDFPQKHKTPILNIGIAETGKFIMSASTDTTIHIWDLKGEVLASINTNQISNSYAAISPCGRFVASCGFTPDVKVWEVCFGKGGEFKEVVRAFDLKGHSAGVHAFAFSNDSHRMVTVSKDGTWKLWNTDVEYKKQQDPYLLKTVPCTSSEGSLVALSPDGRVVAISDGSNVAMYNAASGQLEEELHGVHSGEITDLRFDINGRFLVCSGDKAIRVFHNAPGYRAAIRDMQDMLKKAQNEAMKQRLQQQIKEAQSALDTVLASPVD